A single genomic interval of Streptomyces sp. NBC_00663 harbors:
- the fdhF gene encoding formate dehydrogenase subunit alpha, whose product MTLLKEPDFGTPERPGPATVSVEIDGLPVTVPEGTSVMRAAAEAGVDIPKLCATDSLDAFGSCRLCVVEIDGRRGTPASCTTPCSDGMQVSTQTPKVEKLRQGVMELYISDHPLDCLTCPANGDCELQDMAGVVGLRQVRYGYEGANHLDAEKDTSNPYFDFDPAKCIACSRCVRACGEVQGTFALTIEGRGFESKVSPGAGESFMDSECVSCGACVQACPTSTLQERSVVELGMPTRSVVTTCAYCGVGCSFKAELRGDELVRMVPYKDGGANEGHSCVKGRFAFGYATHPDRRLKPMVRDRITDPWREVEWDEAIGTVARRMREIQDRHGSGAVGAITSSRCTNEEVYVVQKMVRAAFGNNNVDTCARVCHSPTGYGLKQTFGESAGTQDFRSVAQADVIMVIGANPTDGHPVFASRMKRRLREGAKLIVVDPRRIDLVRSPHIEAEHHLQLRPSTNVAVVNAMAHVVVTEGLVDRDFVAARCEGFDDWAEFVARTENSPEAVEEITGVPAAELRAAARLYATAPNGAIYYGLGVTEHSQGSTMVMGMANLAMACGNIGRDGVGVNPLRGQNNVQGSCDMGSFPHELPGYRHVSDDAVRTVFENLWGGTLLAEPGLRIPNMFDAAIDGTFRGLFVHGEDIAQSDPNLKHVTAALEAMELVVVQDLFLNETAKFAHVFLPGASFLEKDGTFTNAERRINRVRAVMKPKTGKHEWQIVSEIATAMGYPMAYDHPGQIMDEIAAVTPTFTGVSFDLLDKLGSVQWPCNEESPEGTPIMHVDEFVRGKGKFVVTSYVPTNERSTRRFPLVLTTGRILSQYNVGAQTRRTGNVAWHAEDILELHPHDAEDRGIKNGDMVTLASRVGQTTLRAEISDRMPTGVVYTTFHHPVTGANVVTTENSDWATNCPEYKVTAVQVGLATVGA is encoded by the coding sequence ATGACGCTCCTCAAGGAACCCGACTTCGGAACACCGGAGCGACCGGGCCCGGCCACGGTGTCCGTCGAGATCGACGGACTGCCGGTGACGGTGCCCGAAGGCACCTCGGTGATGCGCGCCGCCGCCGAGGCCGGGGTCGACATTCCCAAACTCTGCGCCACCGACAGCCTGGACGCCTTCGGCTCCTGCCGTCTGTGCGTGGTGGAGATCGACGGCCGCCGCGGCACCCCGGCCTCCTGCACCACCCCCTGCTCCGACGGCATGCAGGTGAGCACCCAGACGCCGAAGGTGGAGAAACTCCGCCAGGGCGTCATGGAGCTCTACATCTCCGACCACCCCCTCGACTGCCTCACCTGCCCCGCCAACGGCGACTGCGAACTCCAGGACATGGCAGGCGTGGTGGGCCTCAGGCAGGTCCGCTACGGCTACGAGGGCGCCAACCACCTCGATGCCGAGAAGGACACCTCCAACCCCTACTTCGACTTCGACCCGGCCAAGTGCATCGCCTGCTCCCGCTGTGTCCGCGCCTGCGGTGAGGTCCAGGGCACGTTCGCGCTCACCATCGAGGGGCGCGGCTTTGAGTCCAAGGTCTCGCCGGGCGCGGGGGAGTCCTTCATGGACTCCGAGTGCGTCTCCTGCGGCGCCTGCGTCCAGGCATGCCCGACATCCACGCTCCAGGAGCGCTCGGTCGTCGAACTCGGCATGCCCACCAGGTCCGTTGTCACCACCTGCGCGTACTGCGGTGTCGGCTGCTCCTTCAAGGCCGAGCTGCGCGGCGACGAACTCGTGCGCATGGTCCCGTACAAGGACGGCGGCGCCAACGAGGGCCACTCCTGTGTGAAGGGCCGCTTCGCCTTCGGCTACGCCACCCACCCCGACCGCCGACTCAAGCCCATGGTCCGTGACCGGATCACCGACCCGTGGCGCGAGGTCGAGTGGGACGAGGCGATCGGCACGGTCGCCCGCCGTATGCGCGAGATCCAGGACCGGCACGGCTCGGGCGCGGTCGGCGCCATCACCTCCTCCCGCTGCACCAACGAGGAGGTGTACGTCGTCCAGAAGATGGTCCGCGCGGCCTTCGGCAACAACAACGTCGACACCTGTGCCCGCGTCTGCCACTCCCCGACGGGATACGGCCTCAAGCAGACCTTCGGCGAGTCGGCGGGCACCCAGGACTTCCGTTCCGTGGCGCAGGCCGACGTCATCATGGTCATCGGCGCCAACCCCACCGACGGCCACCCGGTGTTCGCCTCCCGTATGAAGCGCCGGCTGCGCGAGGGCGCCAAGCTCATCGTCGTGGACCCGCGCCGCATCGACCTGGTCCGCTCCCCGCACATCGAGGCCGAGCACCACCTCCAGCTGCGGCCCAGCACCAATGTCGCGGTGGTCAACGCCATGGCCCACGTGGTCGTCACCGAGGGGCTGGTCGACCGGGACTTCGTGGCCGCCCGCTGTGAAGGCTTCGACGACTGGGCCGAGTTCGTCGCGCGGACGGAGAACAGCCCCGAGGCGGTCGAGGAGATCACCGGCGTACCGGCCGCCGAACTCCGCGCCGCCGCACGGCTGTACGCGACGGCCCCCAACGGCGCCATCTACTACGGCCTCGGCGTCACCGAGCACAGCCAGGGCTCGACCATGGTCATGGGTATGGCCAACCTCGCGATGGCCTGCGGCAACATCGGCCGCGACGGCGTCGGAGTGAACCCGCTGCGGGGGCAGAACAACGTCCAGGGCTCCTGCGACATGGGCTCCTTCCCGCACGAACTCCCCGGCTACCGCCACGTCTCGGACGACGCGGTCCGCACCGTCTTCGAGAACCTCTGGGGCGGAACCCTCCTCGCCGAGCCGGGACTTCGCATCCCCAACATGTTCGACGCGGCCATCGACGGCACCTTCCGCGGCCTGTTCGTCCACGGCGAGGACATCGCCCAGTCCGACCCCAACCTGAAGCATGTCACCGCCGCCCTGGAGGCGATGGAACTCGTCGTCGTCCAGGACCTGTTCCTCAACGAGACGGCCAAGTTCGCGCACGTCTTCCTGCCGGGAGCCTCGTTCCTGGAGAAGGACGGCACGTTCACCAACGCCGAGCGCCGCATCAACCGTGTCCGCGCGGTGATGAAGCCCAAGACGGGCAAGCACGAGTGGCAGATCGTGAGCGAGATCGCCACCGCCATGGGGTACCCGATGGCGTACGACCACCCGGGCCAGATCATGGACGAGATCGCCGCCGTCACTCCGACGTTCACCGGTGTCTCCTTCGACCTGCTCGACAAGCTGGGCAGCGTCCAGTGGCCGTGCAATGAGGAGTCCCCGGAGGGTACGCCCATCATGCACGTGGACGAATTCGTGCGCGGCAAGGGGAAGTTCGTGGTCACGTCGTACGTGCCGACCAACGAACGCAGCACCCGGCGCTTCCCGTTGGTCCTGACGACCGGCCGCATCCTCAGCCAGTACAACGTCGGTGCGCAGACCCGCCGTACCGGCAACGTCGCCTGGCACGCCGAGGACATCCTGGAGCTGCATCCGCATGACGCGGAGGACCGCGGCATCAAGAACGGTGACATGGTCACCCTGGCCAGCCGGGTGGGACAGACCACCCTGCGGGCGGAGATCTCCGACCGGATGCCGACCGGGGTCGTCTACACGACCTTCCACCACCCGGTGACCGGTGCGAACGTCGTGACCACCGAGAACTCCGACTGGGCGACCAACTGCCCGGAGTACAAGGTGACCGCCGTGCAGGTGGGCCTCGCGACGGTGGGGGCCTGA
- the oxc gene encoding oxalyl-CoA decarboxylase, translated as MTAPSTQETAAAADVPTELTDGYHLVVDALKMNDVDTIYGVVGIPITDLARLAQAQGIRYIGFRHESNAGHAAAAAGYLTKKPGVALTVSAPGFLNGLVALANATTNCFPMVQISGSSERHLVDLKQGDYEEMDQLAAAQPFVKAAYRVSRVEDIGRGIARALRTAISGRPGGVYLDIPAAVLGAILPKAEGDRTLSRLVDPAPRQLPAPEAVDRAIELLASAERPLVVLGKGAAYAQADDKVREFIESTGIPYVPMSMAKGLLPDDHPQSAATARSLALKKADVVMLIGARLNWLLGHGQAGWNPDAKFVQIDIDPKEMDSNQPIAAPLVGDIESVLDALAERTKPGQIQAPSAWRDELGARSAQNVAKMAQRLAADPHPMQFMGALKAVRDVIHARPETYLVNEGANALDIARNVIDMHVPRHRLDSGTWGVMGIGMGYAIAAAVESGQPVVAVEGDSAFGFSGIEIETICRYRLPVVTVIMNNGGVYRGDDTNPYDDAPSPTTLMSAARHDLLIEAFGGKGYRATTPAEVTAALTEALASGGPALIDCVIDPSAGTESGHISHLNPKGITVGNITPAKK; from the coding sequence ATGACCGCCCCCTCGACACAGGAGACCGCGGCAGCAGCCGACGTGCCGACCGAGCTCACCGACGGGTACCACCTGGTCGTCGACGCGCTCAAGATGAACGACGTCGACACCATCTACGGGGTCGTCGGCATCCCGATCACCGACCTCGCCCGTCTCGCCCAGGCCCAGGGCATCCGCTACATCGGCTTCCGGCACGAGAGCAACGCCGGACACGCGGCGGCCGCCGCCGGCTACCTCACCAAGAAACCGGGCGTGGCCCTGACGGTGTCGGCACCGGGCTTCCTCAACGGCCTGGTCGCCCTGGCGAACGCGACCACCAACTGCTTCCCCATGGTGCAGATCTCCGGCTCCAGCGAGCGTCACCTCGTCGACCTCAAGCAGGGCGACTACGAGGAGATGGACCAGCTCGCCGCCGCGCAGCCGTTCGTCAAGGCCGCCTACCGCGTGAGCCGCGTCGAGGACATCGGCCGCGGTATCGCCCGCGCCCTGCGTACCGCCATCTCCGGGCGCCCCGGCGGCGTCTATCTCGACATTCCTGCCGCCGTGCTCGGCGCCATCCTGCCGAAGGCGGAGGGCGACCGCACCCTCAGCCGCCTCGTCGACCCCGCGCCGCGCCAGCTCCCCGCGCCGGAGGCGGTGGACCGCGCGATCGAGCTGCTGGCCTCCGCCGAGCGCCCGCTGGTCGTCCTCGGCAAGGGCGCGGCCTACGCCCAGGCGGACGACAAGGTACGGGAGTTCATCGAGTCGACGGGCATCCCGTACGTACCGATGTCGATGGCGAAGGGCCTGCTGCCCGACGACCACCCCCAGTCGGCCGCCACCGCCCGCTCCCTGGCGCTGAAGAAGGCCGACGTCGTGATGCTGATCGGCGCCCGCCTCAACTGGCTCCTCGGCCACGGCCAGGCGGGCTGGAACCCGGACGCCAAGTTCGTCCAGATCGACATCGACCCCAAGGAGATGGACAGCAACCAGCCCATCGCCGCCCCGCTCGTCGGCGACATCGAGTCGGTGCTCGACGCCCTCGCCGAACGCACCAAGCCCGGCCAGATCCAGGCCCCTTCGGCCTGGCGCGACGAACTGGGGGCGCGCTCCGCGCAGAACGTCGCCAAGATGGCCCAGCGCCTGGCGGCCGACCCGCACCCCATGCAGTTCATGGGCGCCCTGAAGGCCGTACGCGACGTCATCCACGCCCGCCCGGAGACCTACCTCGTCAACGAGGGCGCCAACGCCCTGGACATCGCGCGCAACGTCATCGACATGCACGTACCGCGCCACCGCCTCGACAGCGGTACCTGGGGCGTCATGGGCATCGGCATGGGGTACGCCATAGCCGCCGCCGTCGAGAGCGGACAGCCGGTCGTGGCCGTCGAGGGCGACAGCGCCTTCGGGTTCAGCGGCATCGAGATCGAGACGATCTGCCGCTACCGGCTCCCCGTCGTCACCGTGATCATGAACAACGGCGGCGTCTACCGAGGCGACGACACCAACCCGTACGACGACGCCCCCTCGCCCACCACCCTCATGTCGGCGGCCCGCCACGACCTCCTCATCGAGGCGTTCGGCGGCAAGGGCTACCGCGCCACCACCCCCGCCGAGGTCACCGCCGCCCTCACCGAGGCCCTCGCCTCCGGCGGCCCGGCGCTCATCGACTGCGTGATCGACCCCTCGGCCGGCACCGAGAGCGGCCACATCTCACACCTCAACCCCAAGGGCATCACCGTCGGCAACATCACGCCGGCCAAGAAGTGA
- a CDS encoding formate dehydrogenase subunit delta: MTATVPSEQRMANDIARNLRHLPEERAAEEIAGHIGRFWDPRMRARLYEYADAGAEGLDPLVVAAVKLLR, translated from the coding sequence ATGACAGCGACCGTGCCGTCCGAGCAGCGGATGGCGAACGACATCGCCAGGAACCTCCGGCATCTGCCCGAGGAGCGGGCCGCCGAGGAGATCGCGGGGCACATCGGCCGGTTCTGGGACCCGCGGATGCGGGCCCGGCTGTACGAGTACGCCGATGCCGGGGCGGAGGGTCTTGACCCCTTGGTGGTCGCCGCGGTGAAGCTCCTGCGCTGA
- a CDS encoding NAD(P)H-dependent oxidoreductase subunit E — MTTSGSDVTVESVVRRVVADHRGQRGALLPVLHAVQAELGHVPQEAIPVLADELNLSRADVHGVVTFYHDFRREPAGRTTVRICRAEACQALGADGLVSYAREAGLTLGETTADGTVTVEQVFCLGNCALGPSVEANGRLYGRVGPARLGSILNGTV; from the coding sequence ATGACGACCAGCGGGAGTGATGTGACGGTCGAGAGCGTGGTCCGGAGGGTGGTGGCCGATCACCGGGGTCAACGCGGCGCGCTGCTGCCCGTACTGCACGCCGTGCAGGCCGAGTTGGGGCATGTGCCACAAGAGGCGATCCCGGTCCTGGCCGACGAACTCAACCTCTCCCGGGCGGACGTCCATGGAGTGGTGACCTTCTACCACGACTTCCGCCGCGAGCCCGCGGGCCGCACCACGGTCCGCATCTGCCGGGCCGAGGCCTGCCAGGCGCTGGGCGCCGACGGTCTGGTGAGCTATGCGCGCGAGGCCGGACTGACGCTCGGCGAGACCACGGCGGACGGCACGGTCACCGTCGAGCAGGTCTTCTGCCTGGGCAACTGTGCACTGGGGCCCTCGGTCGAGGCGAACGGTCGGCTGTACGGAAGGGTGGGCCCGGCCCGCCTGGGCTCGATCCTCAACGGGACGGTGTGA
- the frc gene encoding formyl-CoA transferase, with the protein MSEKPLAGIKVIDFTGVQAGPACTQMLAWFGADVLKVERPNGGDVTRRQLRDIEDLDALYFTMLNSNKRSLAINTKTAEGKEVLEKLIKDADVLVENFAPGALDRMGFTWERIQELNPRLIFGSVKGFNDQSSWNDLKVYENVAQCAGGAASTTGFWDGPPTISGAALGDTNTGMHLAIGILTAIIDRNKTGKGQKVSVSMQDAVLNLCRVKLRDQQRLERVGHLEEYPQYPNGEFTDVVPRGGNAGGGGQPGWVLKCKGWETDPNAYIYFTVQEQNWKRTAEVIGHPEWAEDPEYATARARQSHIFEIFGEIEKWLADKTKYEAVDILREWEVPCAPVMSMKEIAYDEDLRKSGTVVEVEQKERGTYLTVGSPVKFSSFKPDITGAPLLGEHSSEVLVELGYDEETIGRLKESGVIV; encoded by the coding sequence ATGAGTGAAAAGCCGCTCGCCGGAATCAAGGTGATCGACTTCACCGGGGTCCAGGCCGGTCCCGCCTGCACACAGATGCTCGCCTGGTTCGGCGCCGACGTGCTCAAGGTCGAGCGCCCCAACGGCGGTGATGTGACACGCCGTCAACTCAGGGACATCGAGGACCTCGACGCCCTCTACTTCACCATGCTCAACAGCAACAAGCGCTCCCTCGCCATCAACACCAAGACCGCCGAGGGCAAGGAGGTCCTGGAGAAGCTCATCAAGGACGCCGACGTCCTGGTGGAGAACTTCGCGCCGGGCGCCCTCGACCGCATGGGCTTCACCTGGGAGCGTATCCAGGAACTCAACCCGCGCCTGATCTTCGGCTCGGTGAAGGGCTTCAACGACCAGTCGTCCTGGAACGACCTCAAGGTCTACGAGAACGTCGCCCAGTGCGCCGGCGGCGCCGCCTCCACCACCGGCTTCTGGGACGGCCCCCCGACCATCTCCGGCGCCGCCCTCGGCGACACCAACACCGGTATGCACCTGGCGATCGGCATCCTCACCGCGATCATCGACCGCAACAAGACCGGCAAGGGCCAGAAGGTCTCCGTCTCCATGCAGGACGCCGTCCTCAACCTCTGCCGCGTCAAGCTGCGCGACCAGCAGCGCCTGGAGCGGGTCGGCCACCTGGAGGAGTACCCGCAGTACCCCAACGGCGAGTTCACCGACGTCGTCCCGCGCGGCGGCAACGCGGGCGGCGGCGGCCAGCCCGGCTGGGTGCTCAAGTGCAAGGGCTGGGAGACCGACCCGAACGCCTACATCTACTTCACCGTCCAGGAGCAGAACTGGAAGCGCACCGCCGAGGTGATCGGCCACCCCGAATGGGCCGAGGACCCCGAGTACGCCACCGCGCGCGCCCGTCAGTCGCACATCTTCGAGATCTTCGGTGAGATCGAGAAGTGGCTCGCGGACAAGACCAAGTACGAGGCGGTCGACATCCTGCGCGAATGGGAGGTGCCCTGCGCCCCCGTGATGAGCATGAAGGAGATCGCCTACGACGAGGACCTGCGCAAGAGCGGCACGGTCGTCGAGGTCGAGCAGAAGGAACGCGGCACCTACCTCACCGTGGGCAGCCCGGTGAAGTTCTCCTCCTTCAAGCCCGACATCACCGGCGCCCCGCTGCTGGGCGAGCACAGCTCCGAGGTGCTGGTCGAACTCGGCTACGACGAGGAGACCATCGGCCGCCTGAAGGAGAGCGGCGTCATCGTGTAG
- a CDS encoding formate dehydrogenase beta subunit produces the protein MSDASHSAAVVYVPRDSAARSVGADEVAAALQGAATRGDFAIDVVRNGSRGMLWLEPMIEVVTPRGRVGYGPVAPEDVDGLLAAGLLDGADHPLRLGLVDELPWLARQTRVTFARVGITDPLSPADYVEHGGLKGLRAALDMAPSEVVAAVTESGLRGRGGAGFPAGIKWKTVLDCADELKFVCCNADEGDSGTFADRMVMEGDPFLLIEGMTIAAHAVGATEGYLYIRSEYPDAIATMREAIELAREQGWLGQGILGSTLDFDLHVRVGAGAYICGEETSMLESLEGKRGMVRAKPPIPAIEGLFGKPTVVNNVLTLTTVPVVLADGPQAYQDLGVGRSRGTQVFQLGGNIARGGIVETAFGITLRELIEDYGGGTRTGRPVRTVQVGGPLGAYLPESQFELPMDYEAFAEAGAMLGHGGVVVFDDSVDMAAQARFAMEFCAEESCGKCTPCRVGAVRGVEVIDKIVAGTHRDENLALLEDLCDLMTDGSLCAMGGLTPMPVRSALAHFPDDFLGGRRLLDIHPVNTRTEGTV, from the coding sequence ATGAGCGACGCTTCCCACTCCGCGGCCGTGGTCTACGTCCCCCGCGACTCGGCGGCCCGCTCCGTCGGCGCGGACGAGGTCGCCGCCGCTCTTCAAGGCGCCGCCACACGCGGCGACTTCGCGATCGACGTCGTACGCAACGGATCGCGCGGCATGCTCTGGCTGGAGCCGATGATCGAGGTGGTCACCCCGCGGGGCCGTGTCGGCTACGGCCCCGTGGCCCCCGAGGACGTCGACGGACTTCTCGCCGCCGGCCTGCTCGACGGCGCGGACCACCCGCTGCGTCTCGGCCTCGTCGACGAACTCCCTTGGCTGGCACGGCAGACGAGGGTCACCTTCGCCCGGGTCGGCATCACCGACCCCCTCTCCCCGGCCGACTATGTCGAACACGGCGGGCTCAAGGGACTCCGCGCCGCCCTCGACATGGCCCCCTCCGAGGTCGTCGCCGCCGTCACCGAGTCGGGACTCCGCGGTCGCGGCGGCGCCGGATTCCCGGCCGGCATCAAATGGAAGACGGTCCTGGACTGCGCCGACGAGCTGAAGTTCGTCTGCTGCAACGCCGACGAGGGCGACAGCGGGACCTTCGCCGACCGGATGGTCATGGAGGGCGACCCGTTCCTGCTGATCGAGGGCATGACCATCGCCGCCCACGCCGTCGGCGCGACCGAGGGCTACCTCTACATCCGCTCCGAATACCCGGACGCCATCGCCACGATGCGCGAGGCCATCGAACTCGCCCGCGAGCAGGGCTGGTTGGGCCAGGGCATCCTCGGTTCGACGCTCGACTTCGACCTGCATGTACGCGTCGGCGCCGGCGCGTACATCTGCGGTGAGGAGACCTCCATGCTGGAGAGCCTGGAGGGCAAGCGCGGCATGGTCCGGGCGAAACCGCCGATCCCGGCGATCGAGGGCCTGTTCGGCAAGCCGACCGTGGTGAACAACGTCCTGACCCTCACCACCGTCCCCGTCGTCCTCGCCGACGGCCCCCAGGCCTACCAGGACCTCGGCGTCGGCCGCTCCCGCGGCACCCAGGTCTTCCAGCTCGGCGGCAACATCGCGCGCGGCGGGATCGTGGAGACCGCGTTCGGCATCACGCTGCGCGAGCTGATCGAGGACTACGGCGGCGGCACCCGCACCGGACGCCCGGTGCGAACGGTTCAGGTCGGCGGGCCGCTCGGCGCGTATCTGCCGGAGTCGCAGTTCGAACTGCCCATGGACTACGAGGCGTTCGCCGAGGCCGGCGCGATGCTCGGGCACGGCGGTGTCGTCGTCTTCGACGACAGCGTGGACATGGCCGCGCAGGCCCGGTTCGCGATGGAGTTCTGCGCGGAGGAGTCCTGCGGCAAGTGCACCCCCTGCCGGGTCGGGGCCGTACGCGGTGTCGAGGTGATCGACAAGATCGTCGCCGGCACGCACCGCGACGAGAACCTCGCCCTGCTCGAAGACCTCTGCGACCTGATGACCGACGGTTCGCTCTGCGCCATGGGCGGGCTGACCCCGATGCCCGTGCGCAGCGCGCTCGCCCACTTCCCCGACGACTTCCTCGGCGGGCGCAGGCTCCTGGACATCCACCCCGTGAACACGAGGACGGAGGGCACGGTATGA
- a CDS encoding LysR family transcriptional regulator translates to MLFRQLEYFVAVARERHFARAAESCFVSQPALSAAIAKLERELNVTLINRGHTYQGLTPEGERLVVWAKRILAEQDAFKAEVAAVQSGITGTLRLGTDPTASTTLALPVAAFCAAHPLAKVQVRSRLSTKELHRQLRDFELDVAIAHFDPGDQEGLQVVPLYQERYMLLVSHDQPVAQSATVSWADAAQLPLAMLTPDMRIRQIVDTVFAEKGFVVTPQIETDSIASLYAHVGGGGWASIVPHTWLRALPVVGRTRALPLVDPAAGAQVSVAIHAGTPGSVAARAFVDAATGLSLDDVFARPLPTTAPLVQAVP, encoded by the coding sequence ATGCTGTTCCGGCAGCTTGAGTACTTCGTGGCGGTGGCGAGGGAACGGCACTTCGCCCGGGCGGCCGAATCCTGCTTCGTGTCGCAGCCGGCGCTCTCGGCGGCGATCGCCAAGCTGGAGCGGGAGCTCAACGTCACGCTGATCAACCGAGGCCACACCTACCAGGGCCTCACCCCGGAGGGCGAGCGTCTCGTCGTATGGGCCAAGCGGATCCTCGCCGAGCAGGACGCCTTCAAGGCCGAGGTCGCCGCCGTCCAGTCCGGCATCACGGGCACGCTGCGGCTCGGCACCGACCCCACGGCGTCCACGACCCTGGCGCTGCCCGTCGCCGCGTTCTGCGCCGCCCACCCGCTGGCCAAGGTGCAGGTCCGCTCCCGGCTGTCGACGAAGGAACTCCACCGCCAGCTGAGGGACTTCGAACTCGACGTGGCGATCGCCCACTTCGACCCCGGCGACCAGGAGGGACTCCAGGTCGTCCCCCTCTACCAGGAGCGGTACATGCTGCTGGTCTCCCACGACCAGCCCGTCGCCCAGTCCGCCACCGTCTCCTGGGCGGACGCGGCCCAGCTGCCGCTCGCGATGCTGACGCCCGACATGCGGATCCGGCAGATCGTCGACACCGTCTTCGCCGAGAAGGGGTTCGTGGTGACCCCGCAGATCGAGACGGACTCGATCGCCTCCCTCTACGCACACGTGGGCGGTGGCGGCTGGGCGAGCATCGTGCCGCACACCTGGCTGCGGGCGCTGCCGGTCGTGGGCCGGACCCGGGCGCTGCCCCTCGTGGACCCGGCGGCCGGCGCCCAGGTCTCGGTGGCGATCCACGCGGGCACCCCCGGCTCGGTCGCCGCCCGCGCCTTCGTCGACGCGGCGACGGGCCTGTCCCTGGACGACGTCTTCGCCCGCCCCCTCCCGACCACCGCCCCCCTCGTCCAGGCCGTCCCCTGA
- a CDS encoding FadD7 family fatty acid--CoA ligase, translated as MAAVIAASVRGAGRYRPPALTGLVDLLDRQVRERPYARALVVGGGRVQLSYRALAGLADDLAARLGGAGLGRGDAVGVLSANTAEFVVALLGAARAGLVVAPLDPALPGTQLSARIGALGARAVLAGPPVSDVRPPVPVWPLRVDASRAGSASVALAPGQAPRVLGASAELSGDDALVLFTAGTTALAKMVPLTHANVTASVQNICATYELGPGDATVAVMPFFHGHGLFAALLSSLASGGCVLLPERGRFSAGTFWDDMRAVAATWFTAVPAIHEILLDRSEQEYPGPQAPPLKFVRSCSAPLNTATQRALERTFGAPLLCAYGMTEASHQATSEPLPGRGELRQGSVGRPTGVEVRVVDRDGRTCPVGVEGEVWVHGPTVARGYLADPDESSYSFVDGWLRTGDLGTLDEDGYLSLTGRIKNLINRGGEKIAPEHVEDILAGCPGVAEAAVFAVPDGTYGQLVGAAVVVRDGDVGVAEILRYCRDRLAAFEVPDRVEVVAALPYTAKGGLDRKAVQARYAP; from the coding sequence ATGGCCGCTGTGATCGCGGCATCCGTGCGCGGCGCGGGCCGGTACCGGCCTCCGGCACTCACCGGTCTCGTCGACCTGCTCGACCGGCAGGTCCGGGAACGTCCCTACGCCCGTGCCCTCGTCGTCGGTGGCGGGCGGGTGCAGCTGTCCTACCGGGCGCTCGCCGGGCTGGCCGACGACCTGGCTGCCCGGCTCGGCGGGGCGGGGCTGGGGCGGGGTGACGCGGTCGGGGTGCTGTCCGCCAACACCGCGGAGTTCGTGGTGGCGTTGCTCGGTGCGGCGCGGGCGGGGCTGGTGGTCGCGCCGCTCGACCCGGCCCTGCCGGGGACACAACTGTCGGCGCGGATCGGGGCCTTGGGGGCGAGGGCGGTCCTCGCGGGGCCGCCGGTGAGCGATGTCCGGCCGCCCGTTCCTGTCTGGCCACTGCGGGTGGATGCCTCGCGAGCGGGTTCGGCGTCGGTCGCGCTGGCCCCCGGGCAGGCGCCGCGGGTGCTGGGCGCCTCGGCCGAGTTGTCGGGTGATGACGCCCTGGTTCTCTTCACCGCCGGGACCACCGCCCTCGCGAAGATGGTTCCGCTCACCCACGCGAACGTGACGGCGTCCGTGCAGAACATCTGCGCCACCTACGAGTTGGGGCCGGGTGACGCGACGGTCGCGGTGATGCCGTTCTTCCACGGGCACGGGCTGTTCGCGGCGCTGCTGTCGTCGCTGGCGAGCGGCGGCTGTGTGCTGCTGCCCGAGAGGGGGCGGTTCTCGGCGGGGACGTTCTGGGACGACATGCGGGCCGTGGCCGCCACGTGGTTCACCGCGGTGCCTGCCATTCACGAGATCCTGCTGGACCGCTCGGAGCAGGAGTACCCGGGGCCGCAGGCGCCGCCACTGAAGTTCGTCCGCAGTTGCAGCGCGCCGCTCAACACGGCGACGCAGCGGGCGTTGGAGCGAACGTTCGGCGCGCCCCTGCTCTGCGCGTACGGGATGACCGAGGCCTCCCATCAGGCGACCAGCGAACCCCTGCCGGGGCGGGGCGAGTTGCGGCAGGGGTCCGTCGGCCGGCCGACCGGGGTCGAGGTGCGCGTCGTCGACCGCGACGGACGCACCTGTCCCGTGGGCGTGGAGGGCGAGGTGTGGGTGCACGGTCCCACCGTCGCCCGTGGCTATCTCGCCGACCCGGACGAGTCGTCGTACAGCTTCGTCGACGGGTGGCTGCGCACGGGTGACCTCGGCACGCTGGACGAGGACGGGTATCTGTCGCTGACCGGGCGGATCAAGAACCTCATCAACCGGGGCGGGGAGAAGATCGCGCCCGAGCATGTCGAGGACATCCTCGCCGGGTGCCCGGGGGTGGCGGAGGCGGCCGTGTTCGCCGTACCGGACGGGACGTACGGGCAGCTGGTGGGTGCGGCCGTGGTGGTGCGGGACGGTGACGTCGGGGTCGCGGAGATCCTGCGGTACTGCCGGGACCGGCTCGCCGCGTTCGAGGTGCCCGACCGGGTCGAGGTGGTCGCCGCGCTGCCGTACACCGCCAAGGGAGGGCTGGACCGCAAGGCCGTACAGGCGCGGTATGCGCCGTGA